In one Rhopalosiphum padi isolate XX-2018 chromosome 3, ASM2088224v1, whole genome shotgun sequence genomic region, the following are encoded:
- the LOC132926627 gene encoding uncharacterized protein LOC132926627 produces MLPRSKYKSNSGAGLLNTVINSLPFELHLPGYQYCGPGTDLKKRLALSQPGINGLDSACREHDIAYEKSNSLSDRGAADSVLEERAWSRVGAKDADFKEKAAAWFVTTGMKAKRKIGAGCGFSSIVGVCKKALKKSLKSCSGTPNMNSLIKSTVLVARKHVKSVGTRSKNKNKPPRVIRVPKTGGSLTLIPVLAGLSALGILAGGVANIVRTIRGIRSDVGTSVHLGKGVYLRPYKSAGSYTIARKSSAITSRINKRKKSVTRKKQNNKSRKIKSNKQNNKSRKIKSNKKSLKSKN; encoded by the coding sequence ATGTTACCGCGTTCGAAGTACAAGTCCAATAGCGGTGCAGGTCTACTGAACACCGTAATAAATAGTCTACCGTTTGAATTACATCTGCCCGGTTATCAGTACTGCGGGCCGGGgaccgatttaaaaaaaagactcGCTCTCAGCCAGCCGGGAATAAACGGTTTGGACTCGGCGTGCAGGGAACACGACATAGCTTACGAAAAAAGTAATTCTTTGTCCGATCGCGGTGCGGCCGACAGTGTATTGGAAGAACGTGCTTGGAGCAGAGTGGGCGCGAAAGACGCCGATTTTAAAGAAAAAGCCGCCGCGTGGTTTGTAACGACGGGTATGAAGGCTAAACGCAAAATCGGTGCTGGATGTGGGTTCTCTAGTATTGTCGGCGTGTGTAAAAAAGCgttaaaaaaatcgttaaaatcgtGTTCGGGAACACCGAATATGAACAGTTTAATTAAATCGACTGTCCTAGTCGCGCGAAAACATGTAAAGTCTGTGGGGACTcgatcgaaaaataaaaataaaccgcCTCGCGTCATCAGAGTTCCGAAAACGGGGGGCTCTTTAACTTTAATCCCGGTGTTGGCGGGACTCTCGGCGCTCGGCATCCTGGCCGGCGGCGTTGCTAACATCGTTAGAACGATACGCGGTATTAGATCGGACGTCGGCACATCCGTGCATTTAGGCAAAGGCGTGTATCTAAGGCCGTATAAAAGCGCGGGCTCGTATACTATAGCACGGAAATCCAGCGCTATTACATCGCGGATTAACAAACGAAAAAAATCGGTGAcgcgaaaaaaacaaaataataaatctcgaaaaattaaatctaataaacaaaataataaatctcgaaaaattaaatctaataaaaaatcgttgaaatCGAAAAACTAA
- the LOC132925710 gene encoding zinc finger MYM-type protein 1-like, translating to MSENIEPEHFVGDLCDSHESSTISKATESINLTENIEPEHFVGDLCDSHESSTISKATESINLTGNSLGNSYESKFPNDPSKIPDNISHTLLHYFMEMGPCQPSPFDLLNNIYPKSLDSSGFSRSFHQSYFHKSLSNGKLVKRIWLSYSPILDKIYCTTCKLFGLSKIKKNKFVTNGSNDWKNLKRTIEVHESIPEHLQAEISRGLYIANLRLDLTLLQSVNNQVATNREIVLAVIQILIYCARQNIPLRGHDEQITSQNRGNFLELVKLIKNRLTFLSNRSQNNLLKIIGDMIRTNILDQVKKSQLFAVIIDTTTDISNQEQFSLVLRYVNDDGMIEERLAALETATDGTGMGLFHAFKNITEKYGINWREDLCAQSYDGAASMQGEYSGLRTLIQKENPRALYIWCFAHQLNLVIVDTCDCCEDTRNFFGEVQSLVAYMRARKRTAVFVNCQKELNPTERVRRLKHFSDTRWASHALKLVDSCKVKLTGMRSEEECDSIINEAKLFTRTHKLDDDLPSNFKSVRMRKIKKMPGENTQDQIPESPIERYRKNTFYKVLDHIIMSINSRFSDAREILKDLCLLSPERLLKFSKEKKPLPVDCFNYISNWVKGIDTASLRLEYIQFSSSLSELLTGLNLTTKLHGDNNKSNYNEPLNANISSDDDDEEFNDISFGEGTENAINIETILHVLSNYTLVAAFPNLYQAFKALGTIPASSASAERSFSKVILSPDDKFYNEIKET from the exons ATGTCTG aaaatatcgaACCAGAGCATTTTGTTGGAGATTTATGTGATAGCCATGAAAGCAGTACAATTTCAAAGGCAACTGAATCGATAAACTTGACAG aaaatatcgaACCAGAGCATTTTGTTGGAGATTTATGTGATAGCCATGAAAGCAGTACAATTTCAAAGGCAACTGAATCGATAAACTTGACAG gCAATAGTCTCGGCAATAGTTATGAAAGTAAATTTCCAAACGATCCATCAAAGATACCAGATAATATTTCCCATACTTTACTTCATTATTTTATGGAAATGGGACCATGTCAACCTAGCCCATTCGATCTGctcaataatatatatccaaAATCTTTGGATTCAAGTGGTTTTTCTAGATCATTTCATCAATCATATTTTCACAAATCACTATCAAATGGAAAATTAGTTAAAAGAATCTGGTTATCATACTCACCAATCTTGGATAAAATTTACTGTACTACATGTAAATTGTTCGGTttatcgaaaataaaaaaaaataaatttgttacaaATGGCTCGAATGATTGGAAAAATTTGAAGCGAACAATTGAAGTTCATGAATCAATTCCTGAACATTTACAGGCTGAAATAAGTCGGGGCCTTTATATTGCAAATTTACGGTTAGATTTAACTTTACTTCAGTCTGTTAATAATCAAGTTGCTACAAATCGTGAGATTGTTCTAGctgtaattcaaatattaatatattgcgcTCGTCAAAATATTCCACTTCGTGGTCATGATGAACAAATTACTTCACAAAATCGAGGAAATTTCTTAGAACTAgttaaactaataa AAAACCGTTTAACGTTTTTATCCAATAgaagtcaaaataatttattaaaaataattggtgaCATGATACGTACCAATATTCTAGATCAAgtaaaaaaatctcaattatttgCTGTCATAATTGACACTACTACTGATATTTCAAACCAGGAACAATTTTCTTTAGTATTAAGATATGTTAATGATGATGGTATGATAGAAGAACGATTGGCTGCTTTAGAAACGGCAACTGATGGTACTGGTATGGGACTATTTcatgcttttaaaaatattactgaaaaatatggtataaattgGAGGGAAGATTTGTGCGCTCAATCGTATGATGGTGCTGCATCAATGCAGGGAGAATATTCCGGGTTAAGAACGTTAATTCAAAAGGAAAACCCTAGAGCTTTATACATATGGTGTTTTGCACACCAACTAAATTTAGTGATAGTCGATACATGTGATTGTTGTGAAGACACAAGAAACTTTTTTGGTGAAGTGCAGTCATTAGTAGCATACATGCGAGCTAGAAAAAGAACAGCTGTATTTGTAAATTGTCAAAAAGAATTGAACCCAACTGAACGAGTAAGACGGTTAAAGCACTTTTCTGATACAAGATGGGCATCACATG CCTTAAAATTGGTAGATTCATGTAAAGTAAAGTTAACAGGCATGCGTTCTGAAGAAGAATGTGATTCAATTATAAATGAAGcaaaattatttacaagaaCTCATAAACTTGATGATGATTTACCAAGCAATTTTAAATCAGTGAGGAtgaggaaaataaaaaaaatgcccGGTGAAAATACACAAGACCAAATTCCTGAATCACCTATTGAAAGGtatagaaaaaatacattttataaagttcTTGATCACATTATAATGTCAATAAATTCACGATTCTCCGATGCAAGGGAAATTTTGAAGGATTTATGTCTTTTATCACCTGaaagattattaaaattttctaaagaAAAAAAGCCACTTCCAGTAGattgttttaactatatttCTAATTGGGTAAAAGGTATTGATACAGCAAGTTTAAGATTAGAATATATCCAATTTAGTAGTAGTTTAAGTGAGTTACTAACTGGATTAAACTTGACTACTAAGTTACATGGGGATAATAATAAGTCCAATTACAATGAGCCACTTAATGCAAACATTAGTAGTGATGACGATGATGAAGAATTTAATGACATTTCTTTTGGCGAAGGAACAGAAAATGCAATTAATATTGAGACAATTCTTCATGTACTTTCTAATTACACTTTAGTGGCTGCTTTTCCAAACTTATATCAAGCTTTTAAAGCACTTGGTACTATACCAGCATCGTCTGCATCAGCTGAACGTTCTTTTTCAAAGGTAATACTTTCCCCAGATgacaaattttataatgaaataaaagaaaCTTGA
- the LOC132925711 gene encoding uncharacterized protein LOC132925711 has product MNIDETKKRKGGAEKQRDKKAKLLNKEAKRCGNLRDMFIKKINHNMAMNENVLNESVTLKNPTLSMMNPNTSTNELECEQTSIQLICSTETKLDDNEGSIVDFPNIDDPEKINPNISTNKLECEQTSIKLICSTETKQDNNQETIVDFENATNIIDKFKKPEKYEVDAFFKFHPYQPTINIPFNPQKAYKRTDGIHRKWLTFSEAESKLFCSVCIAFCASTDSNPFTLGMNSWKHVYQRIAEHEDTFCHVKSVDAFLYHEHRANIPHMLFSSAREIRRKEVMERHRVLERIIETIKCIGKNCMSYRSHTNESSYTLENNNVSHGNFLEILCLISKFDDVLRHHLENVINKSKNRLESNSSITKGRGNLITFISKTTVTYIIQILKSLIQEKIVANIKEAGIYSIQIDSTQDVSVKDQLSIIIRYVTDRVEEHLLSMVESHSGEGRNLFELTEKTLLLHDLDIANCISDSTDGASNMQGQYAGFTTWLENKSPGHIHTWCYAHVLNLVMKDTSETNVPSISLFGLINKCAVFFRESYRRMDTWVNQLEKCHSKQNSLKRLIKANSTRWWSKTNIYLKILQTTNPLSNYLQTSGLDFMQAHRLVRSSIDTLKKQSRCFEDIYETAKTFAVIQNRKLEEMDSEVEVETSFSLTRYRGKKDKYKTKTTDELPTDAAQRYKISGFNCIMDSIISSLQERFTKHKDLYTDMSLFDPRNFPMKPESISGKNIFKKITQLICQHLSENEKSEFGDDESRMTERIEVLLRDELIDFSQKWPNIKKTIQDEYEHENLDNPDSGDENDESESVVNDVCTIIKKESCRNCLRCCFTLLHKYNMYSKAYVMLYKAYKILLTLSITQVACERSFSKLKQVKTVYRNSMTQDNLEAFVLMATEKSILSDIPYQIVIDRLAQKSKTLHKLLIP; this is encoded by the exons ATGAATATTGATGAAACAAAAAAACGTAAAGGAGGCGCGGAAAAACAACGGGATAAGAAGgcgaaattattaaacaaagaaGCAAAAAGATGTGGCAACTTAAGAgacatgtttattaaaaaaataaatcataatatggcAATGAACGAAAACGTTCTGAACGAATCAGTTACCCTCAAAAATCCAACTTTATCAATGATGAACCCAAATACAAGTACAAATGAGTTAGAATGTGAGCAGACTTCAATACAACTTATATGTAGTACTGAAACAAAACTAGACGATAATGAAGGAAGTATTGTGGATTTCCCTAATATAGACGATCCAGAAAAAATTAACCCaaatataagtacaaataaGTTAGAATGTGAGCAAACttcaataaaacttatatgTAGTACTGAAACAAAACAAGACAATAATCAAGAAACTATTGTGGATTTCGAAAATGCAACAAACATTATTGACAAATTCAAAAAACCAGAGAAGTATGAAGttgatgcattttttaaatttcatccaTACCAACCTACTATTAATATTCCATTTAATCCACAAAAAGCATATAAACGTACAGACGGGATACATCGAAAATGGTTGACTTTTTCTGAAGCTGAGAGTAAATTATTCTGTTCAGTATGCATTGCATTTTGTGCGTCAACAGATAGCAACCCATTTACTTTGGGCATGAACAGTTGGAAACATGTTTATCAACGTATCGCGGAACACGAGGATACATTTTGCCATGTTAAATCAGTGGATGCTTTTCTTTATCATGAGCATAGAGCAAATATTCCACACATGTTGTTTTCATCAGCCAGGGAAATTCGACGTAAAGAAGTTATGGAACGACACCGAGTACTAGAAAGAATAATTGAAACTATTAAGTGTATCGGAAAAAATTGTATGAGTTACAGATCTCATACAAATGAATCTTCATAtactttagaaaataataatgtgagtCATGGCaactttttagaaatattatgtttaatatcaaaatttgaCGATGTTTTAAGGCATCATTTAGAAAACGTAATTAATAAAAGCAAAAACAGACTTGAATCAAATTCTAGTATAACTAAAGGCAGAGGAAATCTTATCACCTTCATTTCAAAAACTACAGTTACATATATCATACAAATACTTAAATCATTAATACAAGAAAAAATTGTAGCAAACATAAAAGAAGCAGGAATATACTCCATTCAAATTGACAGCACTCAAGATGTATCAGTTAAAGATCAGCTATCAATAATTATACGCTACGTAACAGATCGAGTTGAAGAGCATCTATTATCAATGGTGGAAAGTCATTCAGGCGAGGGAcgcaatttatttgaattaactgaaaaaacgttattattacatGATCTTGACATAGCTAATTGCATTTCAGATAGCACAGATGGTGCATCAAACATGCAAGGTCAGTATGCAGGATTCACTACATGGCTTGAAAATAAATCTCCAGGACATATCCATACATGGTGTTACGCACACGTGCTGAATTTAGTTATGAAAGATACTAGTGAGACTAATGTGCCCTCCATTAGTTTATTTGGTCTGATAAATAAATGTGCTGTATTTTTTCGTGAATCATATCGTAGAATGGACACCTGGGTTAATCAATTAGAAAAATGtcattcaaaacaaaattcattaaaacgtTTGATCAAAGCAAATTCAACACGATGGTGGTCAAAGA ccaatatttatttaaaaatattgcaaacaACCAATCCTTTGTCCAACTATTTACAAACGTCTGGACTAGATTTTATGCAAGCTCATCGTTTAGTACGGTCGTCGattgatacattaaaaaaacaatccAGATGTTTTGAAGATATATATGAAACTGCTAAAACTTTCGCAGTCATTCAAAACAGAAAGTTAGAAGAAATGGATTCTGAAGTTGAGGTAGAAACATCATTTTCGCTCACTAGATATCGtggtaaaaaagataaatataaaactaaaactactGATGAATTACCAACTGACGCAGCCCaacgatataaaataagtgGTTTTAATTGCATAATGGATTCTATTATTTCAAGCTTACAGGAACGATTTACTAAGCACAAGGACTTGTACACCGACATGTCATTGTTTGACCCTCGAAATTTTCCAATGAAACCTGAAAGTATttcaggaaaaaatatttttaaaaaaataactcagCTTATATGTCAGCATTTGAGTGAAAATGAAAAGTCAGAGTTCGGTGATGATGAATCTCGTATGACAGAACGTATTGAAGTTTTATTACGAGATGAGTTAATAGATTTTTCACAAAAATGGCCCAATATTAAGAAAACTATTCAAGATGAATATGAACACGAAAACCTCGATAATccag aCAGTGGTGATGAAAATGATGAATCGGAGTCTGTAGTGAACGACGTATGCACTATAATTAAAAAGGAGTCTTGCAGAAATTGTTTGAGATGTTGTTTTACTttattacataagtataatatgtatagtaaagcATATGTTATGCTATAtaaagcttataaaatattattaactttatccaTTACGCAAGTAGCTTGTGAACGATCCTTCTCAAAATTAAAGCag gtgAAAACCGTTTATAGGAACAGTATGACACAGGACAACCTAGAAGCTTTTGTTTTAATGGCTAcagaaaaaagtattttaagtgaTATACCATACCAAATTGTTATAGACCGTTTAGCCCAAAAAAGCAAAACActccataaattattaattccttga